The following coding sequences lie in one Oryctolagus cuniculus chromosome 7, mOryCun1.1, whole genome shotgun sequence genomic window:
- the CRCT1 gene encoding cysteine-rich C-terminal protein 1, whose protein sequence is MSLGCVCQLSRSVGKRAPPTSLACFTYKRFSGWTLLSPLSSRWPVPVGELREVSSGASVWSAVTSSAMSQQSAASAKGFSKGSSQGPTPCPAPAPTPASGSSSPCCGGGCCGSGSDGGCCGSGGGCCGDNGCCGSSSTGCCCFPRRRRRQRSGCCSCCGGGSQRSQRSGNQSSGCCSGGCC, encoded by the exons ATGTCTCTGGGATGTGTCTGTCAGCTGAGCAGGTCTGTTGGGAAACGGGCTCCTCCCACGAGCCTGGCTTGCTTTACTTATAAAAGGTTCTCTGGATGGACACTGCTCAGTCCACTGTCAAGCAGGTGGCCTGTTCCGGTTGGAGAACTGAGAGAGGTTTCCAGTGGAGCCAGCGTCTG GTCCGCCGTGACGAGCTCCGCCATGTCCCAGCAGAGCGCCGCTTCCGCCAAAGGCTTTTCCAAGGGGTCCTCGCAGGGCCCGACTCCCTGCCCAGCACCGGCGCCCACCCCGGCGTCCGGCTCCTCCTCTCCGTgctgcggcggcggctgctgcggCTCCGGCTCGGACGGCGGCTGctgcggcagcggcggcggctgtTGCGGCGACAACGGCTGCTGCGGCTCGAGCTCCaccggctgctgctgctttccgaggAGGCGTCGCCGGCAGCGCAgcggctgctgctcctgctgtggGGGCGGCAGCCAGAGGTCGCAGCGCTCGGGTAACCAGAGCTCCGGCTGCTGCTCCGGCGGCtgctgctga